A part of Corynebacterium mustelae genomic DNA contains:
- a CDS encoding MmcQ/YjbR family DNA-binding protein, translated as MAEDFFDQVRNWCLQLPGAAVSFPFGPDTEVFKVVGKIFAFSRLLNGKPMVVLKALPEEIPQLIRQYQPHITPGWHVNKKHWITVCDGIAAATLTELITDSYIAVVAKLPKKNQPVNPHTFITDLANDTF; from the coding sequence GTGGCGGAGGATTTTTTCGATCAGGTCCGTAATTGGTGCTTGCAATTACCTGGTGCAGCTGTAAGTTTTCCGTTTGGCCCGGACACGGAAGTTTTTAAAGTAGTCGGCAAAATCTTTGCGTTTTCCCGACTATTAAACGGCAAACCGATGGTGGTGCTAAAAGCGCTTCCGGAGGAAATTCCGCAGCTTATTCGGCAGTACCAGCCGCATATCACCCCAGGATGGCATGTAAATAAAAAGCATTGGATTACCGTTTGCGATGGAATTGCTGCAGCCACCCTGACGGAGTTAATCACCGATAGTTACATTGCCGTGGTTGCAAAACTTCCAAAGAAGAACCAGCCGGTTAACCCGCACACGTTTATCACTGATTTGGCGAACGATACGTTTTAG
- a CDS encoding TerD family protein, with protein sequence MMTTVAMLRKGLIASTPTTRNRCSLAEAVSACCELMNLGFLADPVELLYLDTNDLRTVIGNAALVVGSDRNWVPMYPGFPQQVIDTSVAQLLFGQLVHYCSFGEILPELQREFDRSPDVLMTDLRPLKAFHPSTSDLVQVWQKPLGLSDTDRDFADDLALYLGQAAATAFETTTFVSGENFALACEALMGIGIPNAFEYGATKLRNVDDLLRLVLACFGRGARYLRKVTVTSIPKTYRRLILDELSRFDEPHNLDLLYKRRMQWRVVMRKIHPYSLPNRRTDLLDIIHSNVKYVTLNARIEKALFDDDIATACELLTHQPGNLIRRLDHLMRLIGHRRVGTWQQKLEALDNALTKVAYKVRLSTLLSALNHLRTRDVTFKVVKIPGKGNVLQRLEPTPVFPAVLELVTDRILTAIIHRLRLASAPPAPVACASEVPVELVRRDTSAAVARLKRGQRIALTQDSDSPNEPRIRPGVIRMFVHWYGGDVDLGVVLTDRTLKHQIGYVDYTNYSGKPYGSMIVHSGDIISAPNGGCEFVDIDVAELKKQHRNARYAICSLIAYSAGLFSAIDSFAGAMVRISGMSGDIFEPRTIATAAKPTAPSTSSIPFIIDLKTYELIWLDSSLGTRRGRYSTGNSLAADLVRSEMTMLERRVSEGELLSWWAQAHQTDTVAEPVDDTQVEMLLTNC encoded by the coding sequence ATGATGACAACCGTCGCTATGCTGCGCAAAGGGTTGATTGCAAGCACGCCAACCACTCGTAATCGGTGTTCATTGGCCGAAGCCGTCAGCGCGTGTTGCGAACTTATGAACCTAGGTTTTCTAGCCGATCCAGTGGAATTACTTTACTTAGACACTAATGATCTACGAACCGTCATCGGTAACGCAGCATTGGTGGTAGGTAGTGATCGCAACTGGGTGCCCATGTATCCAGGGTTTCCGCAACAAGTCATTGATACTTCAGTCGCGCAACTGCTCTTTGGCCAGTTGGTTCACTATTGCAGTTTCGGGGAGATTCTGCCTGAATTACAGAGGGAGTTTGACCGGTCACCTGACGTATTAATGACTGATCTTAGGCCGCTTAAGGCATTTCATCCCAGTACATCCGACCTGGTGCAGGTGTGGCAGAAACCTTTAGGACTCAGTGACACAGACCGGGATTTTGCGGATGATCTCGCCTTATATCTTGGGCAAGCAGCGGCAACCGCGTTTGAGACCACGACGTTTGTTAGCGGTGAAAACTTCGCTCTCGCCTGTGAAGCGCTCATGGGTATCGGCATTCCGAACGCGTTTGAGTACGGTGCAACCAAACTCCGCAACGTTGACGACTTATTGCGGTTGGTTCTAGCGTGCTTTGGTCGTGGGGCGCGGTATTTGCGCAAAGTTACTGTGACGTCGATCCCTAAAACTTATCGACGTCTCATCCTCGATGAGCTTTCGCGTTTCGACGAGCCACATAACCTTGATCTCTTATATAAGCGCCGCATGCAGTGGCGGGTGGTAATGCGCAAAATTCACCCCTACTCGTTGCCTAATAGGCGTACTGACTTATTGGATATCATTCACAGCAATGTGAAATACGTGACGCTTAATGCACGTATTGAGAAAGCGCTTTTCGACGACGACATAGCCACCGCCTGCGAATTACTCACACATCAGCCCGGCAACCTGATACGACGGTTAGATCACCTCATGCGGCTTATTGGTCACAGACGCGTCGGTACATGGCAGCAAAAACTGGAAGCATTAGACAACGCACTCACGAAAGTGGCGTACAAGGTCAGATTGAGTACTTTGCTCTCAGCGCTAAACCACCTGCGCACCCGCGATGTCACTTTTAAAGTGGTCAAGATTCCTGGCAAAGGAAATGTTCTGCAGCGACTAGAACCCACACCTGTGTTCCCAGCGGTGTTAGAACTGGTAACTGATCGTATACTAACAGCGATCATACATCGGTTACGGCTTGCGTCAGCACCACCAGCGCCAGTGGCCTGCGCATCTGAGGTACCAGTCGAATTAGTACGCCGTGATACTTCCGCCGCAGTAGCAAGACTAAAACGCGGTCAACGAATTGCACTTACCCAAGATTCAGATTCCCCGAACGAACCTCGAATCCGGCCAGGTGTTATTAGGATGTTTGTGCATTGGTACGGCGGCGATGTTGATTTAGGCGTAGTGCTTACAGATAGAACCCTTAAGCATCAAATAGGCTACGTCGATTACACTAATTACTCCGGCAAACCCTATGGTTCGATGATTGTTCACTCTGGTGACATTATTAGCGCGCCTAATGGCGGCTGTGAGTTTGTCGATATTGATGTTGCCGAGCTAAAGAAACAGCATCGCAACGCCCGCTACGCAATATGTTCGTTGATTGCGTATAGTGCGGGACTTTTTAGTGCGATTGATAGTTTCGCTGGTGCCATGGTTCGTATCAGCGGGATGAGCGGTGACATATTCGAACCACGAACCATTGCCACTGCGGCGAAACCCACCGCACCATCGACCAGTTCCATCCCATTTATCATTGACTTAAAAACGTATGAGCTCATCTGGTTGGATTCCTCCTTGGGAACCAGGCGCGGCCGCTACAGTACGGGGAACTCTCTTGCAGCTGACCTGGTTCGATCAGAGATGACAATGCTGGAAAGACGAGTCAGTGAAGGCGAACTTCTTTCTTGGTGGGCACAGGCACACCAGACAGACACCGTGGCAGAACCTGTCGATGACACACAAGTCGAGATGCTTTTAACGAACTGCTAG
- a CDS encoding GtrA family protein: protein MVGGSGVFVNLIVAFLSKKIAGWGWGITEHDVFINLLGTQFNIRWYHVFMTIAFVVANTWNYQLNRMWTFKSSSVSWLRGFFPFLTTGILAFLVSQLIATLLMNPTSPMALSSELFDDSTGFRTKFYWATLIAIFFSMPVNFILNKLWTFRKQPQTKLVVHTDPVG from the coding sequence ATGGTGGGTGGTTCGGGCGTTTTCGTCAACCTTATTGTGGCGTTTTTATCCAAAAAAATCGCCGGCTGGGGGTGGGGAATAACCGAGCATGATGTGTTTATTAATCTGCTTGGCACGCAGTTTAATATCCGTTGGTACCACGTATTTATGACCATCGCTTTCGTGGTGGCCAATACTTGGAATTACCAACTCAATCGCATGTGGACGTTCAAAAGCAGTTCCGTTAGCTGGTTGCGGGGTTTCTTCCCATTTCTTACCACAGGTATCTTGGCGTTCTTGGTTAGCCAACTTATCGCCACATTATTGATGAATCCCACGTCACCGATGGCGCTTTCCAGCGAGCTTTTCGACGACTCCACTGGTTTCCGAACGAAGTTCTACTGGGCGACGCTGATTGCTATTTTCTTTTCAATGCCGGTGAATTTCATACTCAATAAGTTGTGGACATTCCGGAAACAGCCGCAAACGAAGCTTGTCGTTCATACCGATCCGGTTGGGTAG
- a CDS encoding LOG family protein: MTPRITPSDVKKRFLRGPVLVRESGEVNESTYDQRLLELGADHDWIHADPWRVLRIQSEFVSGFDALSELPRAVTVFGSARIKPDHPYYELAQETGKKLVEADYAVITGGGPGLMEAGNKGAFEVDGLSVGLGIELPHEQGLNEYVDIGINFRYFFARKTMFLKYSQAFVCLPGGFGTLDELFEVLCMVQTGKVTNFPIVLIGVRFWEPMVQWLKDRLVDEGMIDAKDLDLFLVTDSVDEAVQHIVATHTVMRENGNNKL; encoded by the coding sequence ATGACTCCTCGAATAACTCCCTCTGATGTGAAAAAACGGTTTCTACGCGGACCCGTCTTGGTCCGAGAATCCGGTGAAGTCAATGAATCAACCTATGATCAGCGGCTACTTGAGTTAGGGGCAGATCACGATTGGATCCATGCCGACCCGTGGCGTGTGTTGCGCATTCAATCAGAATTCGTTTCTGGCTTCGATGCACTTAGTGAACTACCACGAGCGGTCACAGTTTTCGGATCCGCCCGCATTAAACCCGACCACCCGTACTATGAGTTGGCGCAGGAAACTGGCAAAAAGCTGGTGGAGGCGGACTATGCGGTAATCACCGGTGGTGGCCCCGGCCTGATGGAAGCGGGGAACAAAGGTGCATTTGAGGTCGACGGATTATCCGTCGGTCTAGGCATCGAATTACCCCATGAACAAGGACTCAATGAATACGTAGACATTGGAATCAACTTCCGGTATTTCTTTGCCCGCAAAACAATGTTCCTCAAGTACTCCCAGGCCTTCGTTTGTCTACCAGGCGGGTTCGGCACGCTTGATGAACTATTTGAAGTCCTTTGCATGGTGCAAACCGGAAAAGTAACCAATTTTCCCATCGTGCTCATCGGGGTGCGGTTCTGGGAACCAATGGTGCAATGGCTCAAAGATAGGTTAGTCGATGAAGGAATGATCGACGCGAAAGACCTCGACTTATTCTTAGTCACCGACTCGGTAGACGAAGCCGTTCAACACATCGTTGCCAC
- the dapE gene encoding succinyl-diaminopimelate desuccinylase: protein MVNLLADPIDLTADLVNIYSVSHAEKDIADTLEIALQKIPNIEVLRHQNSLVARTSRGFSHRVILAGHVDTVPTADNIPVTRGPDSNGNDTLFGCGTVDMKSGLAVYAHVFATLANDPRLQFDLTLICYEGEEVASEYNGLGLIEKTHPDWLTGDVALLGEPSGAVIEAGCQGSIRLRVTAHGVRAHSARAWLGENAMHKLAPVITNIAQYQAQEILVDGCLYHEGINIVHCESGVATNTIPDEAWMFVNFRFAPHRSIDEALAHLLEVLDLPEGVDFDVDDAVPAARPGLDQEAVAKLIDATGGTFRAKYGWTDVARFSELGIPAVNFGPGDPSFCHKKDEQCPTYMITEVATTLMAYLTA, encoded by the coding sequence ATGGTGAATCTCCTTGCTGATCCGATAGATCTAACCGCTGATCTTGTGAATATTTACTCGGTTTCCCACGCGGAAAAAGACATTGCGGATACTTTAGAAATAGCACTTCAAAAAATCCCCAATATTGAAGTGTTACGGCACCAAAATTCCTTGGTTGCCCGAACCAGTAGGGGGTTTTCGCATCGAGTCATTTTGGCCGGGCATGTCGACACTGTGCCAACGGCAGACAATATTCCGGTAACGAGGGGGCCAGATAGTAACGGCAACGACACCTTATTTGGATGCGGAACTGTTGACATGAAATCAGGTTTGGCGGTCTACGCCCACGTGTTTGCAACGCTTGCTAACGATCCCCGGTTGCAATTCGACTTGACCCTTATCTGTTACGAAGGTGAGGAAGTAGCCAGTGAATACAATGGCCTGGGGCTTATTGAAAAAACACACCCCGATTGGTTGACCGGTGATGTGGCACTGTTGGGTGAGCCGTCGGGCGCTGTGATCGAAGCAGGGTGTCAAGGGTCGATCCGGCTACGGGTAACCGCCCACGGTGTGCGAGCTCACTCGGCGCGAGCCTGGCTTGGAGAAAACGCCATGCATAAATTAGCACCTGTAATAACCAATATTGCTCAGTATCAAGCCCAAGAAATACTCGTTGACGGTTGCTTGTACCACGAAGGTATAAACATTGTGCACTGTGAGTCTGGTGTCGCCACCAATACCATTCCGGATGAAGCGTGGATGTTTGTCAATTTCCGCTTCGCTCCGCATCGGAGCATTGACGAGGCATTAGCTCACTTGCTAGAAGTGTTAGATTTGCCAGAAGGCGTGGATTTTGACGTTGATGATGCGGTTCCTGCGGCGCGTCCTGGCCTGGATCAGGAAGCCGTCGCTAAGCTTATCGACGCCACAGGCGGCACATTTCGGGCAAAATATGGGTGGACCGATGTTGCACGGTTTAGTGAACTAGGAATCCCTGCGGTGAACTTTGGTCCAGGTGACCCATCTTTCTGCCACAAGAAAGATGAACAATGCCCAACCTATATGATCACGGAAGTAGCAACCACCCTCATGGCGTATCTCACCGCCTAA
- the dapD gene encoding 2,3,4,5-tetrahydropyridine-2,6-dicarboxylate N-succinyltransferase has protein sequence MTSAFATGVATIHNDGTVLDAWFPAPELGSDSLTTGTEVLEAAETPVELAALVGEDADRNVRRVAIRTQISSLDEAPVDAYDAYLRLHLLSHRLIRPHGANLDGIFGLLANVVWTNFGPCLPAGFELTRAKLMARGPVAVYSTDKFPRMVDYVMPTGVRIADADRVRLGAHLAEGTTVMHEGFCNFNAGTLGTSMVEGRITAGVVVDDGSDIGGGASIMGTLSGGGKQVISIGKRCLLGANAGCGISLGDDCVIEAGLYVTAGTKVVVRGAVAEALSLADGDSVKALDLSGASNVLYRRNSISGAVEATTWKSEAVELNAALHAN, from the coding sequence ATGACTTCTGCTTTTGCTACTGGTGTAGCCACAATTCATAATGACGGAACAGTTCTTGATGCTTGGTTCCCCGCCCCCGAATTAGGCTCCGACTCCCTGACCACCGGAACCGAGGTTCTGGAGGCGGCCGAAACCCCTGTTGAACTCGCCGCTTTGGTGGGCGAAGATGCAGACCGTAATGTTCGCCGGGTTGCTATCCGCACCCAGATTTCTTCCTTGGATGAGGCTCCTGTGGACGCCTACGATGCGTATCTGCGACTGCATTTGCTCTCCCACCGGTTGATTCGCCCGCATGGCGCTAACCTGGACGGCATTTTCGGTTTGCTGGCCAATGTGGTGTGGACGAATTTTGGCCCGTGCTTGCCAGCAGGTTTTGAATTGACTCGTGCAAAGCTCATGGCACGCGGCCCGGTTGCGGTGTACTCGACAGATAAGTTCCCCCGCATGGTTGATTATGTCATGCCGACTGGCGTTCGAATCGCGGATGCTGACCGGGTGCGGCTCGGCGCGCACCTAGCAGAGGGCACCACCGTGATGCATGAGGGTTTCTGCAATTTTAATGCTGGCACGCTCGGCACGTCGATGGTGGAAGGCCGAATCACCGCTGGTGTTGTCGTGGACGACGGCTCGGATATCGGCGGCGGCGCTTCCATCATGGGCACCTTGTCCGGCGGCGGCAAGCAGGTGATTTCCATCGGTAAGCGCTGTCTGTTAGGCGCTAACGCTGGTTGCGGAATTTCCTTGGGCGATGACTGCGTGATTGAGGCTGGTTTGTACGTCACCGCTGGCACCAAGGTTGTGGTGCGGGGTGCGGTGGCTGAGGCACTTTCGCTTGCCGACGGCGATTCGGTCAAAGCGCTTGATCTTTCCGGTGCAAGCAACGTGCTCTACCGCCGCAATTCCATCTCTGGTGCGGTCGAAGCAACCACCTGGAAATCAGAAGCCGTGGAGCTCAACGCGGCACTACACGCTAATTAA
- a CDS encoding DUF4303 domain-containing protein, whose translation MSVVSEEILRKLQEQISSGVVETLRFVLHENNPGEVFTYALYTDDYCSYVGWAANTLSHFEKKKAEFPDSRDHAFVQWYYPEFFIGTGEAPAELDNIFNEGIQKALDEAQGFVNEDNFPQFQSDIYDSIIGAFGAAIHQFDQEVTDAITFFVSIADSDDAENLENYSAEKLNSAEKYAAFQKRYDN comes from the coding sequence ATGTCCGTGGTGAGTGAAGAAATTCTCCGGAAATTACAAGAACAGATTTCCAGTGGGGTCGTGGAAACATTGCGGTTTGTTTTACACGAGAATAACCCGGGCGAGGTTTTTACTTACGCGCTTTATACGGATGACTATTGTTCCTATGTGGGCTGGGCCGCGAATACGCTATCGCATTTCGAGAAAAAGAAAGCAGAATTTCCCGATAGCCGAGATCACGCGTTTGTTCAGTGGTACTACCCAGAATTCTTCATTGGCACAGGGGAGGCCCCTGCTGAGTTAGATAATATCTTCAACGAAGGGATCCAAAAAGCCCTAGACGAAGCTCAGGGTTTCGTGAATGAGGATAATTTTCCGCAGTTTCAGTCAGATATATACGACAGCATAATCGGGGCATTTGGGGCGGCAATTCATCAGTTCGATCAGGAAGTGACCGATGCAATTACTTTCTTTGTGTCTATTGCCGATAGTGATGATGCGGAAAATCTGGAGAATTACTCGGCAGAAAAGCTTAATTCGGCCGAAAAATACGCCGCGTTCCAGAAACGATATGACAACTAA
- a CDS encoding amino acid permease translates to MTQSDHSTSLGKGLKTRHLTMMGLGSAIGAGLFLGTGVGIQAAGPAVILGYIFAGLVVVLLMQMLGELAAARPNSGSFSVYAQQAFGHWAGFSIGWLYWFLLTMVMGAEMTGAAAIMGQWFGVDPWIPAFICVVGFAIVNLAQVRGFGEFEFWFAFVKVAVIVAFLIIGVLLVFGLLPGTEFVGTKNFLAHGFMPNGVSGLAAGLLAVAFAFGGIELVTIAAAESENPASAIATAVRSVIWRISLFYLGSVLIIILLLPYEAIGGAKTAAESPFAVILGMANIPGVVGFMEAVIVLALLSAFNAQIYGTSRLVHSLALRKDAPQIFAKTNHQGVPMNAVLLSMFFAFASVGLQFWNPPGLLTFLLNAVGGCLIVLWVMIAASWIKLHPQLVRNNEITTVRMAGHPWSAIICLILLGILVALMLFDAGSRPQITAVAVVFAVTVALSFFSRKKA, encoded by the coding sequence ATGACACAATCAGATCACAGCACCAGTCTGGGTAAAGGGCTCAAAACCCGCCACCTCACAATGATGGGGCTTGGCTCCGCGATCGGCGCCGGGTTATTTCTCGGTACCGGCGTCGGCATTCAAGCCGCTGGCCCGGCCGTTATCCTTGGCTATATTTTCGCCGGATTAGTGGTGGTGCTTTTGATGCAAATGCTCGGAGAGCTCGCCGCTGCGCGTCCGAACTCGGGCTCCTTTTCGGTTTATGCCCAACAAGCATTTGGGCATTGGGCTGGTTTTTCGATCGGCTGGCTATATTGGTTTTTGCTGACCATGGTGATGGGCGCCGAGATGACTGGTGCCGCCGCAATCATGGGGCAGTGGTTCGGAGTTGACCCATGGATCCCCGCATTTATCTGCGTTGTGGGATTCGCCATTGTCAATCTGGCTCAGGTACGTGGCTTTGGCGAATTTGAATTCTGGTTTGCTTTCGTCAAGGTTGCCGTGATCGTGGCTTTCTTGATTATCGGCGTGCTTTTGGTGTTTGGGTTGCTGCCAGGAACTGAGTTTGTGGGCACCAAAAACTTCCTCGCACATGGTTTTATGCCTAATGGAGTTTCTGGGCTTGCGGCTGGGCTGCTTGCGGTAGCTTTCGCCTTCGGCGGCATCGAACTGGTAACTATCGCCGCGGCCGAATCGGAGAATCCTGCTTCTGCTATAGCCACCGCCGTGCGGTCTGTAATTTGGCGCATTTCATTGTTTTACCTGGGATCAGTATTGATCATCATTCTGCTTCTGCCCTATGAAGCAATCGGCGGCGCTAAAACCGCCGCTGAGTCGCCGTTCGCCGTCATTTTGGGTATGGCAAACATCCCTGGTGTTGTTGGTTTCATGGAGGCAGTTATTGTCCTTGCTTTATTGTCGGCGTTTAACGCGCAGATTTACGGCACTTCCCGGTTGGTTCATTCTTTAGCACTACGCAAAGACGCGCCACAAATTTTCGCGAAAACAAACCACCAGGGCGTACCCATGAATGCGGTACTTTTGTCCATGTTCTTCGCATTCGCGTCTGTAGGGTTACAGTTTTGGAACCCACCAGGTCTTCTTACGTTCCTTCTCAACGCCGTGGGTGGTTGCCTAATCGTTTTGTGGGTGATGATCGCGGCTAGCTGGATCAAGTTACATCCACAGTTGGTACGTAATAATGAGATCACAACTGTACGCATGGCAGGTCACCCATGGTCGGCTATTATCTGTTTGATTCTGTTGGGAATTTTGGTTGCGCTGATGCTTTTCGACGCAGGTTCGCGCCCGCAAATCACCGCCGTGGCCGTGGTTTTTGCTGTTACCGTGGCCTTAAGCTTCTTCTCCAGGAAGAAAGCCTAA
- a CDS encoding DapH/DapD/GlmU-related protein, whose translation MSVIGAQAIGIANIASNGSVLDTWFPTPKLFKNITSSSGTVRLGAQDLPPKLLSMVNLDEDRMVEQVAVRTTIQDLDSPPFDAHDVYLRLHLLSHRMVQPCEMNMEHAIKKLSIVVWTNKGPCLPDNFEHMRTALRSRGLIHVYGIDPLPRMVDYVVPSGVQITEAERVRLGAYLAPGTRVMREGFVSHNAGTLGPCRVEGRISSGTVIGTGVDLGISASLISAKPNPMSIGDNCSFGVSSTIIGLSLGDNVHVGHNIVLDPTTLIRFADSDTIGTANQIAGQSHWSIHMEADSTEPVARRII comes from the coding sequence ATGAGCGTCATTGGTGCACAGGCAATCGGCATTGCCAACATAGCCAGCAACGGCAGCGTATTGGACACGTGGTTTCCGACGCCGAAATTATTCAAAAATATCACTTCTTCATCGGGTACGGTGCGACTCGGCGCCCAGGATTTGCCACCTAAATTACTAAGCATGGTCAATCTGGATGAAGACCGGATGGTTGAACAGGTCGCGGTGCGCACCACAATCCAGGATCTTGATTCTCCTCCCTTTGATGCTCATGATGTGTATCTGCGGCTTCATTTGCTTTCGCACCGAATGGTGCAGCCATGCGAAATGAATATGGAGCACGCGATTAAGAAGCTATCCATCGTGGTGTGGACCAATAAAGGCCCGTGTTTGCCGGATAATTTTGAGCATATGCGCACCGCGTTGCGATCCCGAGGTTTAATCCATGTGTATGGCATCGATCCGCTTCCCCGCATGGTCGACTACGTGGTTCCTAGTGGAGTTCAGATTACGGAGGCAGAACGAGTACGACTAGGGGCATATTTAGCACCAGGAACTCGGGTCATGCGAGAGGGCTTTGTTTCCCACAATGCTGGCACGCTTGGGCCGTGTCGAGTGGAAGGCCGCATCTCCTCTGGAACCGTTATCGGCACCGGCGTGGACTTAGGGATTTCTGCTTCTCTTATTTCCGCCAAACCTAACCCCATGTCGATTGGTGATAATTGTTCATTCGGAGTTTCCTCCACAATTATTGGATTGAGCTTAGGCGATAATGTCCATGTGGGGCATAACATCGTGCTAGATCCCACGACACTGATTCGGTTTGCTGATTCCGACACGATTGGCACTGCCAACCAGATTGCTGGGCAGTCCCACTGGTCGATTCACATGGAAGCGGACTCCACAGAACCAGTTGCACGTCGAATTATTTAG